Proteins encoded within one genomic window of Gallaecimonas pentaromativorans:
- a CDS encoding MerR family transcriptional regulator translates to MNIGELAERTGLAPSRIRFYERIGLFKLVKRKANGYRSYPPEAVQALHLISSAQQAGFSLDELRTLLPPDLSSWQHHELLAALKAKVADIEALEARLASSKGQLLAIIEDIEAKPAGMDCATNAKRVLAQLQQGQDRPKGEQDD, encoded by the coding sequence ATGAATATTGGAGAGTTGGCAGAGCGCACCGGCCTGGCGCCATCGCGCATTCGCTTTTACGAACGCATTGGTCTTTTCAAACTGGTCAAGCGCAAGGCCAACGGCTATCGCAGCTATCCGCCCGAGGCGGTGCAGGCCTTACACCTTATCAGCAGCGCCCAGCAGGCGGGCTTTAGCCTGGACGAGCTGCGCACCCTGCTGCCACCGGATCTGAGCAGTTGGCAGCACCATGAACTGCTGGCGGCGCTAAAAGCCAAGGTGGCGGACATCGAAGCCTTGGAGGCGCGCCTTGCCAGCAGCAAGGGGCAACTGCTGGCCATTATCGAGGATATCGAGGCCAAGCCGGCGGGCATGGATTGCGCTACCAACGCCAAGCGGGTGCTGGCGCAGCTGCAACAGGGCCAAGACCGGCCAAAAGGCGAGCAAGACGATTGA
- a CDS encoding alpha/beta hydrolase: MPQDANNFYQSDKVTQQRVTFQNQYRMQVVGNLFIPNDLDKTQAQAALVVGHPMGAVKEQSANLYATKMAEQGFVTLAVDLSFWGESEGEPRNAVSPDLYAETFSAGVDFLGTRPFVDRQRIGGIGICGSGSFLISAAKIDPRLKAVATVSMYNMGDANRHALHKSLSLETRKQVIAEAAEQRYVEFSGGEPLYTSGSPHKIDENSHPIEREFFDFYRTARGEFTPKSSSPALTTHPTLSSNVKFMNFYPFNDMDAISPRPLLFITGSEAHSKEFSEDAYQRAIEPKELFVVPGAGHVDLYDRVSLIPFDKLTGFFRQHLPE; encoded by the coding sequence ATGCCTCAAGATGCCAATAACTTTTATCAAAGCGACAAGGTCACTCAGCAAAGGGTGACCTTTCAAAACCAGTACCGGATGCAGGTAGTGGGCAACCTTTTTATCCCGAACGACTTGGATAAAACCCAGGCCCAGGCGGCGCTGGTAGTGGGCCACCCCATGGGGGCGGTCAAGGAGCAAAGCGCCAATCTCTACGCCACCAAAATGGCCGAGCAGGGCTTTGTCACCCTGGCGGTGGATCTGTCGTTTTGGGGAGAAAGTGAAGGCGAGCCACGCAACGCCGTTTCACCGGACCTTTACGCCGAAACCTTCAGTGCTGGCGTGGATTTCCTCGGCACCCGCCCCTTTGTCGATCGCCAGCGTATCGGCGGTATCGGCATTTGCGGCAGCGGCAGCTTTCTTATCAGCGCCGCCAAAATCGACCCCCGCCTCAAGGCCGTTGCCACCGTCAGCATGTACAACATGGGCGACGCCAACCGCCACGCCCTTCATAAATCCTTGAGCCTTGAAACGCGCAAGCAGGTGATAGCCGAAGCCGCCGAACAGCGTTATGTGGAATTTAGCGGTGGCGAGCCCCTGTACACCAGCGGCTCGCCCCATAAGATTGACGAAAACTCCCACCCCATCGAGCGTGAGTTTTTTGATTTCTACCGCACCGCGCGCGGGGAATTTACCCCCAAGAGCTCGTCACCGGCCCTGACCACTCACCCCACCCTTAGCAGCAATGTGAAGTTCATGAACTTCTATCCATTCAACGACATGGATGCCATTTCGCCGCGCCCGCTGCTGTTTATCACCGGCAGCGAAGCCCACTCGAAAGAGTTCAGTGAAGATGCCTATCAGCGCGCCATCGAGCCCAAGGAACTGTTTGTGGTGCCAGGCGCCGGCCATGTGGATTTGTATGACAGGGTTAGCCTTATCCCCTTTGACAAACTGACCGGCTTCTTCCGCCAGCACCTGCCGGAATAA
- a CDS encoding saccharopine dehydrogenase family protein, translated as MTAPRFDLVVFGATSFVGQILTRYLSQYLAESQEPLRWAIAGRSAAKLEMLKAALGEAGQQLPILISDATDAGQIAALCAQTRAVVSTVGPYALYGEPLIKACAEGGTDYCDLTGEAQWIKRMVDKYQAAARHSGARIVHCCGFDSVPSDMGVWLLQQEAVKRWGQPLGEITMRVKAMKGGASGGTVASILQFIEEALADPAIRQDINNPYSLCPPAPVNSARQHQVKAAEYDHNAQSWAAPFLMAAVNERVVHRSNALLGQAYGQGFSYNEALLTGPGLKGRLKAFGVVAALGTFMLGALVKPGRYLMQRFLLPKPGEGPSEAAQLAGHFDLRFWGKGEAGQALSLKVTGDRDPGYGATAKMLGQAALFLALNMRAGSEKTGRPGGFWTPASAFGEGYLDRLRRHSGMTFELGEGN; from the coding sequence ATGACAGCGCCCCGTTTTGATCTGGTGGTATTTGGCGCCACCAGCTTTGTGGGCCAAATTTTGACCCGCTACTTGAGCCAGTACCTGGCAGAAAGCCAAGAACCGCTGCGCTGGGCCATCGCCGGACGCTCGGCCGCCAAGCTAGAGATGCTCAAAGCCGCCTTGGGCGAGGCGGGCCAGCAACTGCCGATACTGATAAGCGACGCCACCGACGCCGGTCAAATCGCCGCCCTTTGCGCCCAGACCCGGGCCGTGGTGTCCACCGTCGGCCCCTATGCCCTCTATGGCGAGCCTTTGATCAAGGCCTGCGCCGAGGGGGGCACCGACTATTGTGACCTCACCGGTGAAGCCCAGTGGATAAAACGAATGGTGGACAAATACCAGGCCGCCGCCCGCCACAGCGGCGCCCGAATCGTCCATTGCTGCGGCTTTGACTCTGTGCCGTCGGATATGGGGGTGTGGCTATTGCAGCAAGAAGCCGTCAAACGCTGGGGTCAGCCCCTTGGCGAGATCACCATGAGGGTCAAGGCCATGAAGGGCGGCGCCTCCGGCGGCACCGTGGCCAGTATATTGCAGTTTATCGAAGAGGCCCTGGCCGACCCGGCTATCCGCCAAGACATCAACAATCCCTACTCCCTGTGCCCACCGGCGCCGGTCAACAGTGCCCGCCAGCATCAAGTCAAGGCCGCCGAATACGACCACAACGCCCAGTCCTGGGCGGCGCCCTTTCTGATGGCCGCCGTTAACGAACGGGTGGTGCACCGCTCCAATGCCCTCTTGGGGCAGGCCTACGGCCAGGGCTTTAGCTACAACGAGGCGCTGCTGACCGGCCCCGGTCTCAAGGGCCGCCTTAAGGCCTTTGGGGTGGTGGCGGCCCTGGGGACCTTTATGCTGGGCGCCTTGGTCAAACCCGGCCGCTACCTGATGCAGCGCTTCTTACTGCCCAAACCCGGCGAGGGCCCAAGCGAAGCGGCCCAGTTGGCCGGCCACTTTGACCTGCGCTTTTGGGGCAAAGGCGAGGCTGGCCAGGCCCTTAGCCTCAAGGTCACCGGCGACCGGGACCCAGGCTATGGCGCCACCGCCAAGATGCTGGGCCAGGCCGCCCTCTTTTTGGCTCTTAATATGCGAGCAGGCAGTGAGAAAACCGGCAGGCCCGGCGGTTTTTGGACTCCAGCCAGCGCCTTTGGTGAGGGTTATCTAGACCGCCTGCGCCGCCACAGCGGCATGACCTTCGAGCTTGGCGAGGGGAACTGA
- a CDS encoding MFS transporter produces the protein MSPTLLPAKQMWSAIGSMALCVAMLIASEFMPVSLLTPIAADLNATDGMAGQAISISGLFAVLTSLLIAPIAGRYDRRHVLLAMTVLMLVSLVLIASAANFSLLMVARALLGMAVGGFWALSTATVIQLVPKAMVARALGMIYMGNAVATAFAAPIGAYLGAIVGWRAIFWGLVPLVLLNLVWQLRAMPSMPPKAGIPVSRVFALLKRRHVAFGMTAVMLTFSGMFATFTYLRPFLETRTGVSASQLSLLLLGLGLAGFLGTKLASKLLEKEKLFPMLRWLPLVIAALTLSLVWLGGRLESAAALMIAWGLVFSAIPVCWSAWLAHAMGDDAESGGGLMVAAIQLSIMLGGAVGGLLVDQITIVASFLFGSAMLVLASMVIGPGFRLGRHPAQPETID, from the coding sequence ATGTCCCCGACCTTGTTGCCCGCCAAACAGATGTGGAGCGCCATTGGCTCCATGGCGCTTTGTGTGGCCATGCTGATTGCCTCGGAGTTTATGCCGGTCAGCCTGCTGACCCCAATTGCCGCCGATCTCAATGCCACCGACGGCATGGCTGGCCAGGCCATTTCCATCTCCGGTTTGTTCGCGGTGCTGACCAGCCTGCTGATCGCCCCCATTGCTGGCCGCTATGACCGCCGCCATGTGCTGCTGGCCATGACGGTACTGATGCTGGTGTCACTGGTGCTGATTGCCAGCGCCGCCAACTTCAGCCTGCTGATGGTGGCAAGGGCGCTGCTGGGCATGGCCGTTGGCGGCTTCTGGGCATTGTCCACGGCCACCGTTATTCAGCTGGTGCCCAAGGCCATGGTGGCCCGCGCCCTTGGCATGATTTACATGGGTAACGCCGTGGCCACCGCCTTTGCCGCGCCCATCGGCGCCTACCTAGGCGCCATTGTGGGCTGGCGCGCCATCTTCTGGGGGCTGGTGCCTTTGGTACTGTTGAACCTGGTTTGGCAGCTGCGGGCCATGCCCTCCATGCCGCCCAAGGCCGGCATTCCGGTATCCAGGGTCTTTGCCCTGTTAAAACGCCGCCATGTGGCCTTTGGCATGACCGCAGTGATGCTCACCTTCTCGGGCATGTTTGCCACCTTTACCTACCTTCGCCCCTTTTTGGAAACCCGTACCGGGGTTAGCGCCAGCCAGCTTTCACTATTGCTGCTGGGGCTGGGACTGGCCGGTTTTTTGGGCACCAAACTGGCCAGCAAGCTGCTGGAAAAAGAAAAGCTCTTTCCCATGCTGCGCTGGCTGCCGCTGGTGATCGCCGCCCTGACCCTGAGCCTGGTGTGGCTGGGGGGCCGGCTGGAAAGCGCCGCCGCGCTGATGATCGCCTGGGGCCTGGTGTTTTCGGCCATTCCGGTGTGCTGGTCGGCTTGGCTGGCCCACGCCATGGGCGATGACGCCGAGAGCGGTGGCGGCTTGATGGTGGCCGCTATCCAGCTCTCCATCATGCTCGGCGGCGCCGTGGGCGGCCTGCTGGTTGACCAAATCACCATTGTCGCCAGCTTCCTGTTTGGCAGCGCCATGCTGGTGTTGGCGTCCATGGTAATTGGCCCTGGCTTTAGGCTGGGGCGGCACCCGGCCCAGCCAGAAACCATCGATTAA
- a CDS encoding coniferyl aldehyde dehydrogenase, producing the protein MQDTLNSHQDLPALLAAQRHAFVAEPAPSLGQRKVRLATLRKAVLAYRARFQAAISADFSHRSAFETDIMELMGVVQAIDYLSKKLRRFMKPQRRHVGLYYQSGKAYVSYQPLGVVGIMAPWNYPLSLTLIPLATALAAGNRAMVKPSELTPRTSALLQEMLAASFPKEEVAVVLGGPELGADFSRLPFDHLFFTGSTAVGRKIMQSASDNLVPLTLELGGKSPALVAPGYAKAEAAAHIAYGKLANGGQTCVAPDYALVHEDERDAFIAHYQQAVARLYPKGPDSDDYTAIVNQRHFDRLNSLIDDARRQGAEVLTLGNRAAKPRDRTLAPTLILGATAQMAVMQEEIFGPVLPVLTYRTLEEAIDFINARPRPLALYYFGATDQQCAAVLARTTSGNVGINNTLLHVVQDDLPFGGVGPSGMGAYHGIEGFRAMSHGKGVFIQGRWALPKLLRAPFGKLAKWTMTLMLRP; encoded by the coding sequence ATGCAAGACACCCTTAACAGCCACCAAGATCTCCCGGCCTTGCTGGCCGCCCAGCGCCACGCTTTTGTTGCCGAACCGGCGCCCAGCCTTGGCCAGCGCAAGGTGCGGCTGGCTACTTTGCGCAAAGCGGTGCTGGCCTACCGCGCGCGCTTTCAAGCCGCCATCAGCGCCGATTTTAGCCACCGTTCGGCCTTTGAAACCGACATCATGGAGCTGATGGGGGTGGTGCAGGCCATCGACTACCTGAGTAAAAAGCTGCGCCGCTTTATGAAACCGCAGCGCCGCCATGTCGGCCTTTACTACCAATCAGGCAAGGCCTATGTGAGCTACCAGCCCCTGGGGGTAGTGGGCATCATGGCGCCCTGGAATTACCCCCTGTCCCTGACCTTGATTCCCCTGGCTACCGCCCTTGCCGCTGGTAACAGGGCCATGGTCAAGCCGTCGGAGCTGACGCCGCGCACCAGTGCGCTATTGCAGGAAATGCTGGCGGCCAGTTTCCCGAAAGAGGAAGTGGCGGTGGTGCTGGGCGGGCCTGAGCTGGGCGCCGATTTCAGCCGCTTGCCCTTCGACCACCTGTTTTTTACCGGCAGCACTGCGGTGGGCCGCAAGATAATGCAGTCAGCCAGTGACAACCTGGTGCCCCTGACCCTGGAGCTGGGCGGCAAGAGCCCGGCCCTGGTGGCCCCAGGTTATGCCAAGGCTGAGGCCGCCGCCCATATTGCCTACGGCAAGTTGGCCAATGGCGGCCAAACTTGCGTCGCCCCTGATTACGCCCTGGTGCACGAGGATGAACGCGACGCCTTCATAGCCCATTACCAACAGGCGGTGGCCCGGCTCTACCCCAAAGGGCCGGACAGCGACGACTACACCGCCATCGTCAACCAGCGCCACTTTGACCGCCTCAATAGCCTGATTGACGATGCCCGCCGCCAGGGCGCCGAGGTACTGACTCTGGGGAACAGGGCCGCAAAGCCCAGGGACCGTACCCTGGCTCCCACCCTTATTCTTGGGGCCACGGCGCAGATGGCGGTGATGCAAGAAGAGATCTTCGGCCCGGTATTGCCAGTGCTGACCTACCGCACCCTGGAAGAAGCCATCGATTTTATCAATGCCCGGCCCCGGCCGCTGGCGCTCTATTACTTTGGCGCCACCGACCAGCAATGCGCCGCCGTGCTGGCCCGCACCACCTCGGGCAATGTCGGCATCAACAACACCTTGCTGCATGTGGTTCAGGACGACCTGCCCTTTGGTGGCGTCGGCCCCAGCGGCATGGGGGCCTACCACGGCATTGAAGGCTTCAGGGCCATGAGCCACGGCAAAGGGGTCTTTATCCAGGGCCGCTGGGCCTTGCCCAAGCTGCTGCGGGCGCCCTTTGGCAAGCTGGCCAAGTGGACTATGACGCTGATGTTAAGGCCCTAG